Proteins encoded in a region of the Panicum hallii strain FIL2 chromosome 3, PHallii_v3.1, whole genome shotgun sequence genome:
- the LOC112885791 gene encoding GDP-L-galactose phosphorylase 2-like, translating to MEMKLTIRRVPTVVSNYQDDADKPRAGCGRNCLGHCCLPVSKLPLYAFKANPAKPSQEDAASTKSLVNILLTEWEDRMARGLFRYDVTACETKVIPGNLGFVAQLNEGRHLKKRPTEFRVDRVLQPFDPAKFNFTKVGQEEVLFQFENGAGDDSYFLNNAPVTAADRAPNVVAINVSPIEYGHVLLIPRVLDRLPQRIDPESFLLALQMAAEAASPYFRLGYNSLGAFATINHLHFQAYYLSVPFPVEKAPTHKIPLSEDTMKSGVTVSKLINYPVRGLVFEGGNTLNDLANVVSSACIWLQDNNVPYNVLISDGGKRIFLFPQCYAEKQALGEVSQELLDTQVNPAVWEISGHIVLKRRNDYEEASETSAWKLLAEVSLSEERFEEVKAYIFTAAGLVQADEEEASEGEEATYAPVPVAPLPVAEGCLVLQ from the exons ATGGAGATGAAGCTCACCATCAGGAGGGTGCCCACCGTCGTCTCCAACTACCAGGACGATGCCGACAAGCCCCGCGCCGGATGCGGGAGGAACTGCCTCGGCCACTGCTGCCTGCCTG TTTCCAAGCTTCCCCTCTATGCTTTCAAGGCAAATCCGGCAAAGCCTTCACAGGAGGATGCTGCTTCAACTAAGTCCCTTGTCAATATCCTCCTTACTGAG TGGGAGGACAGGATGGCCCGGGGCTTATTCCGCTATGATGTCACTGCCTGTGAGACCAAGGTCATCCCTGGCAACCTTGGGTTTGTTGCACAACTGAATGAAGGGCGCCACCTTAAGAAGCGCCCTACCGAGTTCCGTGTCGACCGTGTGCTTCAGCCATTTGACCCTGCCAAGTTTAACTTCACCAAAGTTGGCCAGGAAGAGGTGCTCTTCCAATTTGAGAATGGTGCTGGCGATGACAGCTACTTCCTGAATAATGCTCCAGTCACTGCTGCTGATCGGGCACCAAATGTTGTTGCTATCAAT GTGAGCCCAATTGAATATGGACACGTGCTTCTCATTCCCCGTGTTCTGGACCGCCTGCCTCAGAGGATTGATCCAGAGAGTTTCTTGCTTGCGCTGCAGATGGCAGCTGAGGCAGCTAGCCCATACTTCAGGCTTGGTTACAACAGTTTAGGTGCCTTTGCTACCATCAATCACCTCCACTTTCAG GCATACTACTTGTCAGTGCCTTTCCCTGTCGAGAAGGCACCTACCCACAAGATCCCTCTTTCTGAAGACACAATGAAGAGTGGGGTGACGGTATCCAAGCTGATAAATTATCCTGTGAGAGGCCTCGTATTTGAGGGAGGGAACACACTGAACGACCTGGCAAATGTGGTTTCCAGTGCTTGCATTTGGCTGCAGGACAACAATGTGCCTTACAATGTGCTTATTTCGGACGGTGGCAAGAGGATCTTCCTCTTCCCCCAG TGCTACGCTGAGAAGCAGGCTCTGGGCGAAGTGAGCCAAGAGCTGCTGGACACCCAGGTGAATCCAGCTGTGTGGGAGATCAGTGGCCACATCGTGCTGAAGCGGAGGAATGACTATGAGGAGGCATCTGAAACCTCTGCGTGGAAGCTCCTTGCCGAGGTCTCCCTGTCTGAAGAACGCTTCGAGGAAGTGAAGGCTTACATCTTCACTGCTGCTGGTCTGGTTCAGGCCGATGAGGAGGAAGCCAGCGAGGGTGAGGAAGCAACCTACGCACCTGTCCCCGTTGCCCCTCTGCCTGTCGCAGAAGGCTGCCTCGTCCTCCAGTGA
- the LOC112886804 gene encoding O-fucosyltransferase 38: MANPRGAPPLLHPRHRRLLRSPISRCACLLFAFAVLLLLSALRQVARVDFPRPDAPRQGSSEHLWASIGYGYNACITPTSRYKVPGKSDRYMTVRSNGGLNQMRTGICDMVAVARLVNATLVIPQLDKRSFWQDTSTFKDIFDQPHFIKALEGDVHVVDDLPESLQSAPRARKHFTSWSGASYYEEVKELWKNQKVVHIPKSDSRLANNGLPIDIQRLRCRCLYQALRFSDPIEDLGKKLVDRLRYRGKFIALHLRYEKDMLAFTGCTYGLSDSEANELTIMRERTSHWKLKDINSTEQRSEGNCPLTPNEVGIFLRAMGYPESTWIYLAAGEIYGGDKYISKLRAYFPNLVNKEILATKEELEKFNNHASQVAALDYIISVESDVFVPSHSGNMAKAVEGHRRFLGHRKTITLDRRGLVELFDLLEKGELMEGPQLSSLVTDMHKYRQGAPRKRYGSLPGSKGRARLRTEESFYENPLPECICLTGKH, translated from the exons ATGGCGAATCCCCGCGgggcgccgccgctcctccaccCCCGCCACCggcgtctcctgcgctcgccgATCTCGCGCTGCGCCTGCCTGCTCTTCGCCTTCGCCGTGCTCCTCCTCCTTTCCGCCCTGCGCCAGGTCGCGCGGGTCGACTTCCCCCGCCCGGACGCACCCCGCCAG GGGTCAAGTGAGCACCTGTGGGCGTCTATCGGCTACGGTTATAATGCTTGTATTACACCAACCTCTAGATATAAGG TTCCAGGCAAGTCAGATCGCTATATGACTGTCAGAAGTAATGGAGGATTAAATCAAATGCGCACTGGA ATCTGTGATATGGTTGCAGTTGCCCGTTTGGTGAATGCAACACTTGTTATCCCTCAGTTAGACAAGCGATCCTTCTGGCAAGACACCAG TACATTTAAAGACATCTTTGATCAGCCTCATTTTATTAAAGCTCTGGAAGGAGATGTCCACGTTGTGGATGACTTGCCTGAAAGCTTGCAATCTGCTCCAAGAGCCCGGAAACACTTTACCTCATGGTCTGGTGCAAGTTATTATGAGGAAGTGAAAGAGCTCTGGAAGAATCAGAAG GTAGTTCACATCCCAAAATCTGATTCACGACTTGCTAACAACGGTCTTCCAATTGATATCCAGAGATTGAGATGCCGCTGTCTTTACCAAGCACTCCGTTTTTCAGATCCAATTGAGGACCTAGGAAAG AAGCTGGTGGATCGTCTAAGGTATCGTGGAAAATTTATCGCTCTTCATCTACGATATGAAAAGGATATGCTAGCATTTACAGGATGCACTTATGGTCTGAGTGATTCAGAAGCGAATGAGTTGACAATTATGAG AGAGAGAACAAGCCACTGGAAACTGAAGGACATAAACTCAACTGAACAGAGATCTGAAGGCAACTGTCCACTGACTCCCAATGAGGTGGGCATTTTTCTGCGTGCTATGGGCTATCCTGAATCCACATGGATCTATCTTGCAGCAGGTGAAATTTATGGTGGTGATAAGTATATATCAAAATTGAGGGCATACTTCCCAAATTTGGTTAACAAG GAGATACTGGCAACAAAAGAAGAGCTTGAGAAATTCAATAATCACGCTTCTCAAGTTGCAGCCCTTGATTACATAATTTCAGTTGAAAGTGATGTGTTTGTTCCATCACACTCTGGCAATATGGCAAAAGCTGTAGAAGGCCATCGTCGATTTCTAGGGCATCGCAAGACTATCACTCTTGATAG GAGAGGATTGGTGGAACTCTTTGATTTACTGGAAAAAGGGGAACTCATGGAAGGTCCACAGCTGTCCTCACTTGTTACTGACATGCAT